A genome region from Pseudomonas sp. N3-W includes the following:
- the zwf gene encoding glucose-6-phosphate dehydrogenase has translation MTNTIRRKSKVEPAPPTTLFLFGAHGDLVKRLLMPALYNLSRDGLLGDGLRIIGVDHNAISDEAFAQKLEDFIRTEAATKVGKGGDEALDPQLWAKLASGISYVQGDFLDDSTYQALAAKIADSGTGNAVFYLATAPRFFSEVVRRLGSAGLLEESPEAFRRVVIEKPFGSDLQTAEALNACLLKVMAEKQIYRIDHYLGKETVQNILISRFSNSLFEAFWNNHYIDHVQITAAETVGVETRGSFYEHTGALRDMVPNHLFQLLAMVAMEPPAAFGADAVRGEKAKVVGAIRPWSVEEARANSVRGQYAAGEVDGKPLAGYREEDNVAADSSTETYVALKVMIDNWRWVGVPFYLRTGKRMSVRDTEIVICFKPAPYAQFRDTEVDELQPTYLRIQIQPNEGMWFDLLAKRPGPALKMANIELGFAYKDFFEMQPSTGYETLIYDCLTGDQTLFQRADNIENGWRAVQPFLDAWQQDASVQSYPAGEDGPQAALDLLARDGRVWHGLG, from the coding sequence ATGACCAACACGATCCGCAGGAAATCCAAGGTAGAACCCGCGCCGCCGACCACGTTGTTTCTGTTCGGTGCGCACGGTGACCTGGTCAAGCGTCTGCTGATGCCGGCGCTGTACAACCTGAGCCGTGACGGTTTGCTCGGGGATGGACTGCGGATCATCGGCGTTGACCACAACGCCATCAGCGATGAAGCCTTTGCGCAGAAGCTCGAAGACTTCATTCGCACTGAAGCGGCAACCAAAGTCGGCAAGGGCGGCGATGAAGCCCTTGATCCGCAGCTGTGGGCCAAACTGGCCAGCGGTATCAGCTACGTCCAGGGCGACTTCCTGGATGACAGCACTTATCAGGCGCTGGCGGCGAAAATCGCCGACAGCGGCACGGGCAATGCGGTGTTCTACCTGGCCACCGCACCGCGTTTTTTCAGTGAAGTGGTGCGCCGACTCGGCAGCGCCGGTTTGCTGGAAGAAAGCCCCGAAGCGTTCAGAAGGGTGGTGATCGAAAAACCGTTCGGCTCCGACCTGCAAACCGCCGAGGCCTTGAACGCGTGTCTGCTCAAGGTCATGGCGGAAAAGCAGATCTACCGTATCGATCATTATCTGGGCAAGGAAACGGTACAGAACATTTTGATCAGCCGGTTCTCCAACAGCCTGTTCGAGGCCTTCTGGAACAACCATTACATCGACCACGTGCAAATCACCGCCGCCGAAACCGTCGGCGTGGAAACCCGTGGCAGTTTCTACGAACACACCGGCGCCCTGCGGGACATGGTGCCCAATCACCTGTTCCAACTGTTGGCGATGGTGGCGATGGAGCCGCCAGCCGCTTTCGGCGCCGACGCGGTGCGCGGTGAAAAGGCCAAGGTCGTCGGCGCGATTCGTCCCTGGTCCGTCGAGGAAGCGCGAGCCAACTCGGTGCGCGGCCAGTACGCAGCGGGTGAAGTCGACGGCAAGCCGTTGGCTGGCTACCGCGAGGAAGACAACGTCGCCGCCGACAGCAGCACTGAAACCTATGTCGCGCTGAAGGTGATGATCGACAACTGGCGCTGGGTCGGCGTGCCGTTCTACCTGCGTACCGGCAAGCGCATGAGCGTGCGCGACACCGAGATTGTCATCTGTTTCAAACCGGCACCGTATGCGCAATTCCGCGACACCGAGGTCGACGAGTTGCAACCGACCTACTTGCGCATCCAGATCCAGCCCAATGAAGGCATGTGGTTCGACCTGCTGGCCAAACGGCCGGGGCCTGCGCTGAAGATGGCCAACATCGAGCTCGGTTTTGCCTACAAGGATTTCTTCGAAATGCAGCCTTCCACCGGCTACGAAACCTTGATCTACGACTGCCTGACCGGTGACCAGACGCTGTTTCAGCGCGCCGACAACATCGAGAATGGCTGGCGCGCCGTGCAGCCATTCCTCGATGCCTGGCAGCAGGATGCGAGTGTGCAAAGTTATCCGGCGGGGGAGGACGGCCCACAGGCGGCGCTGGATCTGCTGGCGCGTGACGGTCGCGTCTGGCACGGCCTCGGATGA
- the gnd gene encoding phosphogluconate dehydrogenase (NAD(+)-dependent, decarboxylating), with amino-acid sequence MQLGIIGLGRMGGNIARRLMLNGHTTVVYDRNTAFVDTLAAEGSTGVADLAGLVAGLSKPRAVWVMLPAGAPTEETIDTLSTLLETGDTIIDGGNTFYKDDIRRAKTLSEKGLHYIDVGTSGGVWGLERGYCMMIGGDAETVKRLDPLFESLAPGLGDIPRTKDRKSDDDRAERGYIHAGPAGSGHFVKMIHNGIEYGMMQAFAEGFDILKTKSSENLPEDQRFDLNVGDIAEVWRRGSVVSSWLLDLTADALASDPKLDGYSGSVADSGEGRWTIEAAMEQAVPVPVLSNSLFSRYRSRGQGTFGDKILSAQRFGFGGHVETPKK; translated from the coding sequence ATGCAACTCGGGATTATTGGACTGGGCCGCATGGGCGGCAATATTGCGCGGCGCCTGATGCTCAACGGCCATACCACCGTTGTTTACGACCGCAATACCGCTTTTGTCGACACCCTGGCCGCTGAAGGCTCAACTGGCGTTGCCGACCTTGCTGGCCTCGTCGCCGGGCTGTCCAAGCCGCGTGCGGTGTGGGTCATGCTGCCGGCCGGCGCGCCGACCGAAGAGACCATCGACACCCTGAGCACCTTGCTCGAAACCGGCGATACCATCATCGACGGCGGCAACACCTTCTACAAGGACGACATCCGCCGGGCCAAGACCCTGTCGGAAAAAGGCCTGCACTACATCGACGTCGGCACCTCGGGCGGCGTCTGGGGTCTGGAGCGCGGTTACTGCATGATGATCGGTGGCGACGCCGAGACGGTCAAACGCCTCGACCCGCTGTTCGAAAGCCTGGCCCCGGGCCTGGGCGACATCCCGCGTACCAAGGATCGCAAGTCCGACGACGATCGTGCCGAACGCGGCTACATCCACGCCGGTCCTGCGGGCTCGGGTCACTTCGTCAAGATGATCCACAACGGCATCGAGTACGGCATGATGCAGGCCTTTGCCGAAGGCTTCGACATCCTCAAGACCAAATCCAGCGAAAACCTGCCTGAAGACCAGCGCTTTGACCTGAATGTCGGCGACATCGCCGAAGTCTGGCGGCGTGGCAGCGTGGTGTCCTCGTGGTTGCTGGACCTGACCGCCGATGCGTTGGCCAGCGATCCGAAACTCGACGGTTATTCCGGCTCGGTGGCTGACAGCGGTGAAGGTCGCTGGACCATCGAAGCCGCCATGGAGCAAGCGGTGCCCGTACCGGTGCTGTCGAACTCGCTGTTCTCTCGCTACCGTTCGCGTGGGCAAGGCACCTTTGGCGACAAAATCCTTTCTGCCCAGCGCTTCGGCTTCGGCGGCCATGTGGAGACTCCGAAAAAATGA
- a CDS encoding DUF6026 family protein: MDTIVTARPPQTLYVTIRRDELRQLKDEREALKKQVAQLRQMLQQTQLDGQSTPALAAAK, from the coding sequence ATGGACACAATCGTTACCGCACGTCCCCCCCAGACACTCTACGTCACGATCCGTCGTGATGAGCTTCGCCAATTGAAAGACGAGCGCGAGGCCCTGAAGAAACAAGTAGCGCAGTTGCGTCAAATGTTGCAGCAAACGCAACTGGACGGGCAATCGACTCCCGCGCTAGCCGCTGCCAAGTAA
- a CDS encoding phosphoethanolamine transferase CptA translates to MAVFKRSKTPAKGFDLAGFIWLFVFFWYFSGITQLLIQLTGTSGFSGFRQAFVMSAIWLAPMLMFPRQTRLMAAVIGVVLWACSMASLGYFFIYQQEFSQSVIFIMFESNISEAGEYMTQYFAWWMVLAFLAHTLFAYFLWTRLRPVYLPRWQAFVAATAILVAVIGYPLVKQTARTGSFAGGFEKFETRIEPAVPWQMAVAYHRYLDTLAGMQDMLDSASKIPPLKNLKNTMADQPATLVLVIGESTNRQRMSLYGYNRNTTPELDKLKDQLAVFNNVITPRPYTIEALQQVLTFADEDNPDLYLSTPSLVSMMKQAGYKTFWITNQQTMTKRNTMLTTFSEQADEQVYLNNNRNQNAAQYDGDVIEPFNKALADAAPHKLIVVHLLGTHMSYQYRYPPTFDKFKDRNGVPDGVSDAEVPTYNSYDNAVLYNDFVVSSLIKDYAKTDPNGFLLYLSDHGEDVFDSAGHNTLGRNENKPTAPMYTIPFMAYATPKWRETHDWSFAADLSRPYVSSQLIHTWADLAGLSFDELDRTKSLVSDSFKPRPLMIGNPYERQQRPLIDFSLIKPKTAPAAQPAVVKQ, encoded by the coding sequence ATGGCAGTGTTCAAACGCAGCAAAACGCCTGCGAAAGGCTTCGATTTGGCCGGGTTTATCTGGCTGTTTGTGTTCTTCTGGTATTTTTCCGGCATCACCCAACTGCTGATCCAGTTGACGGGCACCTCCGGATTTTCCGGCTTTCGCCAAGCTTTTGTGATGAGCGCCATCTGGCTCGCCCCCATGCTGATGTTCCCTCGCCAGACACGCTTGATGGCCGCCGTGATAGGCGTAGTGCTGTGGGCCTGCTCGATGGCCAGCCTGGGCTACTTCTTCATCTACCAGCAGGAATTTTCCCAGAGCGTCATCTTCATCATGTTCGAGTCGAACATCTCTGAAGCTGGCGAGTACATGACCCAGTACTTTGCCTGGTGGATGGTGCTGGCGTTCCTGGCACATACCCTGTTTGCCTATTTCCTCTGGACTCGCCTGCGCCCGGTATACCTGCCGCGCTGGCAGGCGTTCGTTGCCGCCACCGCCATTCTGGTCGCCGTGATCGGTTATCCGCTGGTCAAGCAGACCGCTCGTACCGGCAGCTTTGCCGGCGGTTTCGAGAAGTTCGAAACCCGTATCGAGCCGGCTGTGCCGTGGCAGATGGCGGTGGCTTATCACCGTTACCTCGACACTCTGGCCGGCATGCAGGACATGCTCGACAGTGCGAGCAAAATCCCGCCACTGAAAAACCTCAAGAACACGATGGCCGACCAGCCGGCGACCCTGGTGCTGGTGATTGGCGAGTCGACCAACCGTCAGCGCATGAGCCTGTACGGCTATAACCGCAACACCACCCCGGAACTGGACAAGCTCAAGGATCAACTGGCGGTCTTCAATAACGTCATCACCCCGCGCCCCTACACCATCGAGGCGCTGCAACAGGTGCTGACCTTCGCCGACGAAGACAACCCGGATCTGTACCTGAGTACGCCATCGCTGGTCAGCATGATGAAACAGGCAGGTTACAAGACCTTCTGGATCACCAACCAGCAGACCATGACCAAGCGCAATACCATGCTCACCACGTTCTCCGAACAGGCCGACGAGCAGGTTTACCTGAACAACAATCGCAACCAGAACGCCGCCCAGTACGATGGTGACGTGATCGAGCCGTTCAACAAGGCCCTGGCCGATGCGGCGCCGCACAAGTTGATCGTGGTGCACTTGCTCGGTACGCACATGAGTTACCAGTACCGCTATCCGCCGACCTTCGACAAGTTCAAGGATCGCAACGGTGTGCCGGACGGCGTGAGTGATGCTGAAGTGCCGACCTACAACAGCTACGACAACGCAGTGCTGTACAACGACTTCGTGGTGTCGAGCCTGATCAAGGACTACGCCAAGACAGATCCGAACGGCTTCCTGCTGTATCTGTCCGACCATGGCGAAGACGTCTTCGACTCGGCGGGCCACAACACTCTGGGCCGCAACGAGAACAAGCCGACGGCGCCGATGTACACCATTCCGTTCATGGCCTATGCCACGCCGAAATGGCGCGAAACTCATGACTGGAGCTTTGCCGCCGACTTGAGCCGTCCTTATGTCAGCTCACAGTTGATCCACACCTGGGCCGACCTGGCCGGCTTGAGCTTCGATGAACTGGACCGCACCAAAAGCCTGGTCAGCGACAGCTTCAAGCCACGGCCGCTGATGATCGGCAACCCGTATGAGCGCCAGCAACGGCCGCTGATCGACTTCAGCCTGATCAAACCCAAGACCGCGCCTGCTGCGCAGCCTGCGGTGGTCAAGCAGTAA
- a CDS encoding GNAT family N-acetyltransferase gives MESAEILVLQANYTDPVHAEAISLVLNHYAEDPMGGGEPLSAEVLQQLPGELARRAHAFSVLAFVGSEPAGLVNCFEGFSTFACRPLVNVHDVSVVSKFRGLGLSQKMLHKVEEIARQRGCCKITLEVLEGNAVAQASYEKFGFAAGMFDPAHGRMLFWTKPL, from the coding sequence ATGGAATCCGCGGAAATTCTTGTACTGCAAGCCAACTACACCGATCCGGTGCATGCCGAGGCCATCAGCCTGGTGCTGAACCACTACGCCGAAGACCCGATGGGCGGCGGCGAGCCGTTGTCCGCCGAGGTGCTGCAGCAACTGCCGGGTGAACTGGCCAGGCGTGCGCATGCCTTCAGCGTGCTGGCCTTTGTGGGCAGTGAGCCGGCAGGGCTGGTCAATTGCTTTGAAGGGTTTTCCACCTTCGCCTGCCGGCCGCTGGTCAATGTCCACGACGTGTCAGTGGTCAGCAAGTTTCGCGGTCTGGGGTTGAGTCAGAAGATGCTGCACAAGGTCGAGGAAATCGCCCGGCAGCGCGGTTGCTGCAAGATCACCCTTGAGGTGCTGGAAGGCAATGCCGTGGCCCAGGCGTCCTACGAAAAGTTCGGTTTCGCCGCCGGCATGTTCGACCCGGCGCACGGGCGCATGCTGTTCTGGACCAAGCCACTGTAA
- the zapE gene encoding cell division protein ZapE: MTFDSPLSAWQHAIEQDGFVQDEAQEHAVWALQKCHEALHEGRKSISGVYLWGPVGRGKTWLMDQFYQSLRVPARRQHFHHFMGWVHQRSFQLTGIADPLKALARELSQEVRVLCFDELFVNDIGDAIILGRLFEVMFEEGVVMVCTSNLPPDDLYADGFNRDRFVPAIAAIKKHMQVIAVNGGEDHRLHPGTALQRYWVAAPGQPSALDPVFTTLTAGQSVSSEPVEIGYRRVNPVRASATVLWCRYADLCEEPFSAMDFMALCDNFSAILLSEVPNLSAQKREGRIARGTEDGVERVVAGDRELPQLSVHDDGVRRFIALVDECYDRKVPLYLEAQVPMAELYTEGCLEFPFRRTLSRLQEMQLQRFAHP; this comes from the coding sequence ATGACTTTCGATTCCCCTTTGAGTGCCTGGCAGCACGCCATCGAACAGGATGGCTTCGTTCAGGATGAGGCCCAGGAGCATGCCGTCTGGGCTTTGCAAAAGTGCCACGAAGCCCTGCACGAGGGGCGAAAGTCGATTAGCGGGGTTTATCTGTGGGGACCGGTTGGCCGGGGCAAGACCTGGTTGATGGACCAGTTCTACCAGAGCCTGCGGGTACCGGCGCGGCGGCAGCATTTCCATCACTTCATGGGCTGGGTGCACCAGCGCTCGTTTCAGTTGACCGGCATTGCCGACCCGCTGAAAGCGCTGGCCCGTGAGTTGAGCCAGGAAGTGCGGGTGCTGTGTTTCGACGAACTGTTCGTCAATGACATTGGCGATGCGATTATCCTCGGACGCCTGTTCGAGGTGATGTTCGAGGAGGGCGTGGTGATGGTCTGCACCTCCAATCTGCCACCCGATGATCTGTATGCCGACGGCTTCAATCGCGACCGCTTTGTGCCGGCGATAGCGGCGATAAAAAAGCACATGCAGGTGATTGCGGTGAATGGCGGCGAAGACCATCGTCTGCATCCGGGCACCGCGTTGCAACGTTATTGGGTGGCTGCGCCGGGCCAGCCGAGTGCACTCGATCCGGTGTTCACGACACTGACTGCCGGCCAGTCGGTATCCAGCGAACCGGTCGAGATCGGCTACCGTCGCGTCAACCCCGTACGCGCCAGTGCCACGGTGCTTTGGTGCCGGTACGCGGACTTGTGTGAAGAGCCGTTTTCCGCCATGGATTTCATGGCCCTGTGCGACAACTTCAGCGCCATCCTGCTCAGTGAAGTACCGAACCTCAGTGCACAAAAACGCGAAGGACGCATCGCCCGGGGCACTGAAGACGGCGTCGAGCGGGTGGTGGCCGGTGATCGCGAACTGCCGCAGTTGTCGGTGCACGATGACGGTGTTCGGCGCTTCATTGCCCTGGTGGACGAGTGCTACGACCGCAAGGTGCCGCTGTACCTCGAAGCGCAGGTGCCCATGGCCGAGTTGTACACCGAGGGTTGTCTGGAGTTTCCGTTTCGTCGCACTCTCAGCCGTTTGCAGGAAATGCAGTTGCAGCGCTTTGCCCACCCGTGA
- a CDS encoding nuclear transport factor 2 family protein, which translates to MSSPASSLAPAIAAYIAAANARDTSRVASFFAEDANVFDEGQHQVGTQAIAQWMQDAALRYQPRVEVLDVQLRTGKVLVHNLISGTFPGSPLELRYMFRLNEQGKIARLDISV; encoded by the coding sequence ATGTCCAGCCCCGCCTCTTCACTGGCCCCGGCCATTGCGGCGTACATCGCCGCCGCCAATGCCCGCGACACCTCCAGGGTCGCCAGTTTCTTCGCCGAGGATGCCAACGTATTCGATGAAGGCCAGCATCAGGTTGGCACTCAGGCCATCGCGCAGTGGATGCAAGACGCCGCGCTACGCTATCAGCCTCGGGTCGAAGTGCTGGACGTTCAATTGCGCACCGGCAAGGTGCTGGTGCACAACCTGATTTCCGGTACGTTTCCCGGCAGCCCGCTGGAACTGCGCTACATGTTTCGCCTCAACGAGCAGGGCAAGATCGCCCGGCTGGACATCTCTGTGTAA
- a CDS encoding YafY family protein, whose translation MSRTTRLLTLLQVLRGKSRPVTAATLASELEISERTLYRDIAELTALGAPIHGEAGVGYVLRSGLFLPPLMLSADETEAIVLGLRYVDQRGDEFLSKAAANALAKISAVLDPAAQEALRNPTVLPGPAGYGYPQNAVELNVFRDAIRHQAKLHIDYADANQVPSQRRIWPLALGFLNEVRIIVAWCELRSAYRTFRTDRILAAGEQGERYPGRRSDLLRTWYQRMQVDDAGRFTPDKN comes from the coding sequence GTGTCGCGAACCACTCGTTTACTGACCTTGTTGCAAGTGCTGCGAGGTAAAAGCCGGCCGGTGACGGCGGCGACGCTGGCCAGCGAGCTGGAGATTTCCGAGCGCACACTGTATCGCGACATTGCTGAATTGACTGCGCTTGGCGCGCCGATCCATGGCGAGGCGGGGGTGGGTTATGTGCTGCGCAGCGGCCTGTTTCTGCCACCCCTTATGCTCAGCGCCGACGAAACCGAAGCCATTGTGCTGGGCTTGCGTTATGTCGATCAGCGTGGCGATGAATTCCTCAGCAAGGCGGCGGCCAATGCACTGGCGAAAATCTCCGCTGTGTTGGATCCGGCGGCTCAGGAGGCCTTGCGTAACCCGACGGTGCTGCCGGGGCCAGCGGGTTATGGTTATCCGCAAAATGCGGTGGAGTTGAATGTTTTTCGCGATGCGATTCGCCATCAGGCCAAGCTGCACATCGATTACGCGGACGCCAATCAAGTGCCCAGTCAACGGCGGATCTGGCCGTTGGCCCTGGGTTTTCTCAACGAGGTGCGAATCATCGTCGCCTGGTGCGAGTTGCGCAGCGCCTACCGTACCTTTCGCACCGACCGGATTTTGGCCGCCGGCGAGCAGGGCGAACGCTATCCGGGGCGGCGCAGTGACCTGTTGCGCACCTGGTACCAGCGGATGCAAGTGGATGATGCAGGGCGCTTCACTCCTGACAAGAATTGA
- the speB gene encoding agmatinase, which produces MDVPAQNDQAMTRDSLYGTAAESTYAGITSFMRRRYSRDLRGVDVAVSGVPFDTATSNRPGARFGPRGIRAASTGIAWERHWPWTFDPFDHLAVIDYGDCDFDYGAPHSVPDSIEAHAERILGAGSAMLTFGGDHFITYPLLKAHARHHGPLSLIHFDAHSDTWPDEEGKRVDHGTMFWHAAREGLVDPARSVQIGLRTTNDDHMGFEVLDARRVHRRGCEAIVEAIRARVGDHPVYLTFDIDCLDPAFAPGTGTPVCGGLSTVQALEILGGLRGINLVGMDVVEVAPAYDSADITSLAAATLAMEMLCLYAARHKVDR; this is translated from the coding sequence ATGGATGTCCCTGCACAGAACGATCAGGCGATGACCCGCGACAGTCTTTACGGCACGGCGGCCGAAAGCACCTACGCCGGCATCACCAGTTTCATGCGCCGTCGCTACAGCCGCGACTTGCGCGGGGTTGATGTGGCGGTCAGCGGCGTGCCGTTCGACACCGCCACCAGCAACCGTCCCGGCGCCCGTTTCGGACCGCGCGGTATTCGCGCGGCGTCCACCGGGATCGCCTGGGAACGGCACTGGCCGTGGACGTTTGACCCGTTCGACCATCTGGCCGTGATCGACTATGGCGACTGCGATTTCGATTACGGCGCACCCCATTCGGTGCCGGACAGCATCGAGGCTCACGCTGAGCGGATTCTGGGCGCGGGCAGTGCGATGCTGACGTTTGGTGGTGATCACTTCATCACCTATCCGCTGCTCAAGGCGCACGCCCGTCACCATGGACCGTTGTCGCTGATCCACTTCGATGCCCACAGCGATACGTGGCCGGACGAGGAGGGCAAGCGTGTCGATCACGGCACGATGTTCTGGCACGCCGCGAGGGAAGGGCTGGTGGACCCGGCGCGCTCGGTGCAGATCGGTTTGCGCACCACCAATGATGATCACATGGGGTTTGAGGTGCTGGATGCGCGGCGGGTGCATCGTCGAGGTTGTGAGGCAATTGTCGAGGCGATTCGGGCGCGGGTTGGCGATCATCCGGTGTACTTGACGTTCGACATAGATTGTCTGGACCCGGCTTTCGCCCCGGGCACCGGCACCCCGGTGTGTGGCGGTCTGAGCACGGTGCAGGCGCTGGAGATTCTCGGCGGCTTGCGCGGGATCAACCTGGTGGGCATGGATGTGGTGGAGGTGGCGCCAGCGTATGACAGTGCGGACATCACCTCGTTGGCGGCGGCGACGTTGGCAATGGAGATGCTGTGCCTGTATGCGGCGCGGCACAAGGTCGACCGCTAA
- a CDS encoding polyamine ABC transporter substrate-binding protein, translating into MAPLFKLSFPALLLAMAVSAQAEDKVVNLYSWADYVAPETLQRFERETGIHVRYDTFDSSEVLETKLLTGGSGYDVVVPSSSVLARGLAAGALKEIPHEGLKGYANLDPDLLAKLAAVDPGNRYGVPYTWGTLGLGMNVEAVQKRLPNVPLNSLDLLFKPEYASKLKDCGIAILDSPQEVIGLALHYLGKNPYSTDQQDLAAAEALLHQLQPNVLYVATGRQISDLANGSVCLALTYNGDASMAADQARKANKPYEVTYRIPQEGTLVWQDNLAIPKDAPHPEAARAFIEFMLRPESVAALTNTLFFATANQAATPLVDEAVRNDPDIFPLADVRERLYADRSMSLKDMRQRTRLWTTFRSREQ; encoded by the coding sequence ATGGCTCCTCTGTTCAAGCTGAGTTTTCCCGCATTGCTACTGGCGATGGCCGTCTCGGCCCAAGCCGAGGACAAGGTCGTCAATCTCTATAGCTGGGCTGATTACGTGGCCCCTGAAACCTTGCAGCGCTTCGAGCGGGAGACCGGCATTCATGTGCGCTATGACACGTTCGATTCCTCGGAAGTGCTGGAAACCAAGCTGCTCACCGGTGGCAGTGGTTATGACGTAGTGGTGCCTTCGTCCAGCGTGTTGGCCCGCGGGCTGGCCGCCGGCGCATTGAAGGAAATCCCCCACGAAGGCCTCAAGGGCTATGCCAACCTCGACCCGGACCTGCTGGCCAAACTCGCCGCCGTCGATCCCGGCAACCGTTACGGCGTGCCCTACACCTGGGGCACTCTGGGCCTTGGAATGAATGTCGAAGCGGTGCAAAAACGCTTGCCGAATGTGCCGCTCAACAGCCTCGACCTGCTGTTCAAACCCGAATACGCCAGCAAGCTCAAAGACTGTGGCATCGCAATTCTCGACTCGCCGCAAGAAGTCATCGGTCTGGCCCTGCATTACCTCGGTAAAAATCCCTACAGCACTGATCAGCAGGATCTGGCCGCCGCCGAGGCGTTATTGCATCAGCTGCAGCCCAATGTGCTGTACGTCGCCACGGGTCGACAGATCAGCGATCTGGCCAATGGCAGTGTGTGTCTGGCGCTGACCTACAACGGTGACGCGAGCATGGCGGCGGATCAGGCGCGCAAGGCCAACAAGCCTTACGAGGTGACCTACCGGATTCCGCAAGAGGGCACGCTGGTGTGGCAGGACAACCTGGCGATCCCCAAGGATGCGCCGCACCCTGAAGCCGCCCGGGCCTTTATCGAGTTCATGTTGCGCCCCGAGTCCGTCGCGGCGCTGACCAACACGCTGTTTTTCGCCACCGCCAATCAGGCTGCCACACCACTGGTGGACGAGGCGGTGCGCAACGATCCGGATATTTTCCCGTTGGCCGATGTTCGCGAGCGCCTGTACGCCGACCGCAGCATGAGCCTCAAGGACATGCGTCAGCGCACCCGGCTCTGGACCACCTTCCGTAGCCGCGAACAATAA
- a CDS encoding LysR family transcriptional regulator, with protein MLGQLHDPDLQLLRLFVSVVECGGFSAAQGELGLSQSSISQQMAKLETRLGYRLCSRGKSGFRVTAKGEELLSATRTLFQSIELFRHQSNGVAGRLIGEVRLGLSEALDQSVLRRVAQAIRRFRERDESVRIELISAMPGEMERLLLQQRLDLAIGYFSQVQSAFDYRELFSETQHLYCAPGHPLFANEAPDDEALQACDRVDHPYRFLRSDEPFQGKLCSARSEQVEGTLAFILSGKHVGYLPSHFARSWQDKGLLRSVRAGDMSFEVAFHLARHRAQVPGDAQKAFEADLLAAFS; from the coding sequence ATGCTCGGTCAACTGCACGACCCGGACCTGCAACTGCTGCGCCTGTTCGTCAGCGTGGTCGAGTGCGGCGGCTTCAGTGCGGCTCAGGGTGAACTGGGGTTGAGTCAGTCGAGCATCAGCCAGCAAATGGCCAAACTGGAAACCCGCCTCGGCTATCGCCTGTGCAGCCGTGGCAAGAGCGGCTTTCGGGTCACCGCCAAGGGTGAAGAACTGCTCAGCGCCACGCGCACGCTGTTTCAATCCATCGAACTGTTCCGGCATCAGTCCAACGGCGTGGCGGGACGGCTGATCGGCGAAGTGCGGTTGGGGCTGTCCGAAGCCCTCGATCAATCGGTGCTGCGACGGGTGGCCCAGGCCATTCGGCGTTTTCGCGAGCGGGACGAGTCGGTGCGTATCGAGTTGATCAGTGCCATGCCCGGCGAAATGGAGCGGTTGCTGCTGCAACAGCGGCTGGACCTGGCGATCGGATATTTCTCACAAGTGCAGAGCGCTTTTGACTACCGTGAACTGTTCAGCGAAACCCAGCATTTGTACTGCGCGCCCGGTCATCCACTATTTGCCAACGAGGCGCCGGACGATGAGGCACTACAGGCTTGTGACCGGGTTGATCACCCTTATCGCTTTCTGCGCAGCGACGAACCGTTTCAGGGCAAATTGTGTTCGGCGCGCTCGGAACAGGTCGAGGGCACGTTGGCGTTTATTCTGTCCGGCAAGCACGTGGGGTATTTGCCCAGTCACTTTGCCCGTAGCTGGCAGGACAAGGGCTTGCTCAGGTCAGTGCGTGCAGGTGACATGAGTTTCGAGGTGGCTTTTCACCTGGCCCGGCATCGGGCGCAAGTGCCGGGGGATGCGCAGAAGGCATTTGAAGCGGATTTGCTGGCGGCGTTTTCCTGA